In a genomic window of Diabrotica undecimpunctata isolate CICGRU chromosome 2, icDiaUnde3, whole genome shotgun sequence:
- the Prp31 gene encoding U4/U6 small nuclear ribonucleoprotein Prp31 yields MSLADELLADLEDNDQDDFDELMEEVPEEEIKEEKPDLKDLLMEQETVQINSVREICKLRDSEKLQNIMEQIEGFGTKIRKSVDIIGPVETDPEYQLIVEANNVAQDIDNEIVAVHKFVRDKYQKRFPELDSLVVSPLEYLRTVKELGNDLDQAKNNEILQQFLTQATIMVVSVTASTTQGTLLTKFEKEQIDEACDMAMELNSFKLRIYEYVESRMAFIAPNISVILGASVAAKIMGVAGGLTRLSKIPACNVLLLGQQKKSLSGFSQSTMLPHTGFVYYSDIVQNTPPDLRRKAARLVSTKCTLAARVDACHESTDGRIGRQLRDEIERKLDKLQEPPPVKFIKPLPKPIDQSKKKRGGKRVRKMKERYALTEFRKHANRMNFADIEDDAYQEDLGYTRGTIGKSGTGRIRLPQVDEKTKVRISKTLQKNLQKQQIWGGSTTVKKQISGTASSVAFTPLQGLEIVNPQAAEVKVNEANAKYFSNTSGFVKLDKK; encoded by the coding sequence atgtctCTAGCAGATGAATTACTTGCTGATCTTGAAGACAATGATCAAGATGACTTTGATGAACTGATGGAAGAAGTTCCCGAGGAggaaattaaagaagaaaaaccagaTTTAAAAGACTTGTTAATGGAACAAGAAACTGTACAAATAAATTCAGTCAGAGAAATTTGTAAACTTAGGGATTctgaaaaattacaaaacataATGGAGCAGATAGAAGGTTTTGGCACAAAGATTCGGAAATCTGTAGATATAATAGGCCCCGTTGAAACAGATCCGGAATATCAGTTAATAGTTGAAGCTAATAATGTAGCCCAAGATATTGATAACGAAATAGTAGCTGTACATAAATTTGTTAGAGATAAATACCAGAAAAGGTTTCCAGAGTTAGACTCTCTTGTTGTCAGTCCTTTAGAATATTTAAGAACTGTAAAAGAGCTAGGAAATGATTTGGATCAggcaaaaaataatgaaatattgcaACAATTTTTAACACAGGCTACTATTATGGTTGTTTCAGTAACTGCATCAACAACACAAGGAACATTGTTAACTAAATTTGAGAAAGAACAAATTGATGAAGCTTGTGATATGGCAATGGAGCTAAATAGTTTTAAGTTAAGAATTTATGAATATGTAGAGAGTAGAATGGCTTTTATTGCTCCTAATATATCAGTAATTTTgggagcttctgttgctgctaaAATAATGGGTGTTGCTGGAGGTCTTACTAGACTTTCAAAAATACCAGCTTGTAATGTGCTACTTTTAGGACAACAGAAAAAATCCCTCTCTGGATTTTCACAGTCCACAATGTTACCTCATACAGGATTTGTTTATTATTCAGACATAGTTCAAAATACACCTCCAGATTTAAGAAGAAAAGCTGCAAGATTGGTGTCTACAAAATGTACTTTGGCAGCTAGAGTTGATGCGTGCCATGAAAGTACTGATGGTCGTATAGGTAGACAATTAAGAGATGAAATTGAGAGAAAATTGGATAAATTACAAGAACCTCCTcctgtaaaatttattaaacctTTGCCAAAGCCAATTGACCAATCAAAAAAGAAGAGGGGAGGTAAAAGGGTTCGTAAAATGAAAGAAAGATATGCACTAACAGAATTTAGGAAACATGCTAATAGAATGAATTTTGCTGATATAGAAGATGATGCTTACCAGGAAGATTTGGGTTATACTAGAGGAACAATAGGAAAATCTGGAACTGGAAGGATTAGGTTGCCTCAAGTAGATGAAAAAACAAAAGTAAGAATATCAAAGACTTTACAAAAGAATCTACAAAAGCAACAAATTTGGGGTGGTAGTACTACAGTCAAAAAACAAATTTCTGGTACAGCTTCCAGTGTAGCTTTCACACCTTTGCAAGGGTTGGAAATAGTAAATCCTCAAGCTGCAGAAGTTAAAGTGAATGAAGCAAATGCTAAATACTTTTCTAATACTTCCGGTTTTGTTAAATTAGACAAAAAGTAG